Proteins encoded together in one Musa acuminata AAA Group cultivar baxijiao chromosome BXJ3-6, Cavendish_Baxijiao_AAA, whole genome shotgun sequence window:
- the LOC103986952 gene encoding protein argonaute MEL1 has translation MSKRGGGGRRGGRGDYPREQHPSVAPVYPTGSGGRGGRGGPGGNGRGRGAGRGGGGVGGGGAPSAPPAMMSQRAPPPTTSYYSPPADVPSSSAASAAGTSSTSLSQELEQRLTIRDPEPAAAEPEATLTQSTPASSKALRPPARPGFGKAGVTCIVRANHFLVEVADKSICHYDVAISPECASRNTNRRIITELVRMHKNGVLGKRLPVYDGRKSLYTAGPLPFTDKAFVIKLADEEKTDKTREKEFKVTIKLAGQADLDHLRNFLQGRQMDAPQETIQALDIVLRESPSANYVTSSRSFFSPMFGHKCDIGEGLECWRGYFQSLRPTQMGLSLNTDISATSFYKPVTVVEFVAEYLNIYDIMRPLSDPDRIKIKKALRGIKVEAMHNRNCRRRYKITGITSMPMSEIMFPVDESGTKLSVVQYFRDRYQCSLKHVSWPCLQAGSDARPTYLPMEVCRIIEGQRFTKKLNDRQVTSILKATCQRPRDRERSILEMVRLNKFNDDKFVKEFGIRIKNEFTPVEARVLPPPRLKYHESGREKLCSPNVGQWNMINKRMVNGGNVEHWTCLSFSRLRGDEIDRFCGGLVNMCNNIGMVFNPRPFVDIWAVHPDSMETALRKVHSQSLNCLGKSGRHIQLLIIVLPEKSGHYGRIKRICETDLGIVSQCCLPKHVAKCNNQYLENVALKINVKVGGRNTVLEDALHYRIPFVTDKPTIIFGADVTHPAPGEDASSIAAVVASIDWPEVTKYKGLVSAQQNREEMIQDLFKVTQDPQKGTIYGGMIRELLLSFFRATKQKPHRIIFYRDGVSEGQFSQVLLHEMTAIRKACASLEEGYLPPTTFVVVQKRHHTRLFPEVHGSRDLTDRSGNILPGTVVDKMICHPTEFDFFLCSHAGIQGTSRPTHYHVLFDENHFSADDLQRLTNNLCYTYARCTRSVSIVPPAYYAHLAAFRARYYMEGELSDGGSTSAGGRSRSKNTSTEVRQLPLIKHNVQEVMFYC, from the exons ATGTCGAAGCGTGGAGGCGGCGGTCGGCGAGGCGGCCGAGGCGATTACCCCAGGGAGCAGCATCCCAGCGTCGCTCCGGTGTACCCCACCGGCAGCGGGGGGCGGGGAGGTAGAGGTGGCCCGGGAGGCAACGGAAGGGGACGTGGCGCCGGCCGCGGTGGCGGTGGCGTTGGTGGTGGAGGGGCGCCGTCTGCGCCGCCTGCCATGATGAGCCAGCGCGCTCCTCCGCCCACCACGTCTTACTATTCCCCTCCGGCTGATGTCCCGTCATCATCGGCAGCTTCTGCCGCTGGGACTTCCTCGACGTCGCTGAGCCAGGAGCTGGAGCAACGGTTGACGATTAGGGATCCTGAACCTGCGGCTGCGGAGCCAGAGGCTACCCTGACTCAGTCGACGCCGGCGTCGAGCAAGGCGTTGAGGCCTCCGGCTCGGCCCGGGTTCGGGAAGGCGGGGGTGACGTGCATCGTGAGGGCGAACCATTTCCTCGTTGAGGTTGCAGATAAGAGTATCTGCCACTACGAT GTAGCAATATCACCCGAATGTGCATCCAGGAATACCAACAGAAGAATAATCACTGAGCTTGTTAGGATGCATAAGAATGGAGTTTTAGGAAAGCGATTGCCGGTTTACGATGGACGGAAGAGCTTGTATACTGCTGGACCTCTGCCTTTCACAGATAAAGCTTTTGTGATCAAATTAGCTGATGAAGAAAAGACGGACAAAACCAG GGAAAAGGAATTCAAAGTGACAATTAAGCTTGCTGGGCAAGCAGATCTCGATCATCTGAGAAACTTTTTACAGGGCAGACAAATGGATGCTCCACAAGAGACTATCCAAGCTCTTGATATTGTGCTCAGGGAGTCTCCTTCAGCAAA TTATGTCACCTCTTCGCGGTCATTCTTTTCTCCCATGTTTGGGCATAAGTGTGATATAGGTGAGGGTTTGGAATGCTGGAGGGGGTATTTCCAGAGTCTTCGTCCAACGCAGATGGGATTATCTTTGAACACAG ATATCTCTGCGACCTCATTCTATAAGCCCGTGACTGTTGTGGAATTTGTAGCAGAGTATCTTAACATCTATGATATCATGAGACCCTTGTCTGACCCAGATCGTATTAAG ATAAAGAAAGCTCTAAGAGGAATAAAAGTTGAGGCCATGCACAATAGAAATTGCCGCAGACGTTACAAAATTACGGGGATAACCTCAATGCCCATGAGTGAAATAAT GTTTCCAGTTGATGAATCGGGAACAAAGTTATCTGTGGTGCAATATTTTCGAGATCGGTATCAATGTTCTCTGAAGCATGTTTCATGGCCTTGTCTACAAGCTGGCAGTGACGCCAGACCTACATACTTGCCAATGGAG GTCTGTAGAATTATAGAAGGACAAAGGTTTACAAAGAAGCTTAATGATCGACAGGTGACTAGCATATTGAAAGCAACATGTCAACGGCCTCGAGATCGGGAGAGGAGCATCCTGGAG ATGGTCAGACTGAATAAGTTCAATGATGACAAATTTGTGAAGGAGTTTGGCATTAGGATTAAGAATGAATTTACTCCTGTTGAAGCTCGTGTGCTGCCACCACCTAGG CTGAAATATCATGAGTCAGGGAGAGAGAAATTGTGCAGTCCTAATGTTGGTCAGTGGAACATGATCAATAAG AGAATGGTCAATGGTGGCAATGTAGAACACTGGACTTGCTTAAGTTTTTCACGTCTTCGTGGTGATGAGATCGACCGATTCTGCGGTGGTCTTGTTAACATGTGTAATAACATTGGCATG GTTTTTAATCCGAGACCTTTTGTTGACATCTGGGCCGTTCACCCTGATAGCATGGAAACAGCTTTAAGAAAAGTTCACAGTCAGTCCTTAAATTGCTTGGGAAAGAGTGGAAGACATATTCAATTGTTAATTATTGTCTTGCCAGAAAAGAGTGGTCACTATG GGAGAATCAAGAGAATATGTGAAACTGATCTTGGGATTGTTTCACAATGTTGTTTGCCAAAACATGTGGCAAAATGTAACAATCAGTACTTGGAAAATGTTGCTTTGAAAATCAATGTGAAG GTTGGAGGACGTAACACAGTGCTTGAGGATGCCCTCCACTATCGAATTCCCTTTGTAACAGATAAGCCAACAATCATATTTGGGGCTGATGTCACACATCCAGCCCCAGGAGAAGATGCCTCCTCAATTGCTGCG GTTGTAGCATCGATAGATTGGCCTGAAGTTACCAAGTATAAAGGTTTAGTCTCTGCCCAACAAAACCGGGAAGAGATGATACAGGATTTGTTTAAAGTTACACAGGATCCACAGAAGGGCACCATCTATGGAGGCATGATTAG GGAACTACTGCTTTCTTTCTTTAGAGCTACTAAACAGAAGCCTCATAGAATCATATTCTACAG GGATGGAGTGAGTGAAGGACAATTTAGCCAGGTCCTGCTTCATGAAATGACTGCTATCAGAAAG GCATGTGCCTCTTTGGAAGAGGGTTACCTGCCCCCTACTACATTTGTGGTAGTTCAAAAAAGGCACCACACACGGCTGTTTCCTGAAGTCCATGGAAGCCGGGATTTGACTGATAGAAGTGGGAATATCTTACCAG GAACTGTGGTTGACAAAATGATCTGTCACCCCACGGAGTTTGATTTCTTTCTCTGTAGCCATGCTGGCATACAG ggaactagccGACCAACACACTATCATGTTCTTTTTGATGAGAATCATTTTTCTGCTGACGATCTACAGAGATTAACCAACAATCTGTGTTATAC TTATGCTCGGTGCACTCGTTCTGTTTCGATTG TTCCTCCCGCGTATTATGCACATCTAGCAGCATTTCGTGCACGCTATTATATGGAGGGTGAGCTGTCCGATGGAGGATCAACGTCTGCTGGTGGGAGGAGTAGGAGCAAGAACACGTCAACTGAAGTGCGGCAACTTCCTTTAATCAAGCATAATGTGCAGGAAGTCATGTTCTATTGTTGA
- the LOC135640261 gene encoding uncharacterized protein LOC135640261 isoform X1 produces the protein MDLDPRLYDHVAISDSDIRNIVLSYLVHNCFKETAETFLTCTGMNQPVDYLLDMEKRKSILHFTMEGNALKAIELTDQLVPNLLEDNKDLCFDLLSLHFIDLVRSRKCMEALEFAQTKLTPFGKVPKFVGKLEDFITLLAYEEPEKSPMFHLLSPEYRENIADCLNRAILDRANLPSYSSMERLIQQAAVVRHVLHQELGKDGHPPFSLKAFLDN, from the exons ATGGACTTGGATCCCAGGCTTTACGATCACGTC gCAATCAGTGACAGTGATATTCGTAACATTGTCCTCTCTTATCTCGTGCATAATTGTTTCAAAGAGACAGCAGAGACATTTCTTACTTGTACTGGTATGAATCAACCTGTTGATTATCTTTTGGACATGGAGAAACGGAAAT CAATACTCCATTTCACCATGGAGGGGAATGCTCTTAAGGCAATAGAGCTTACAGACCAACTTGTGCCCAACTTACTGGAAGATAACAAAGACCTGTGTTTTGATCTACTAAGCCTTCACTTCATTGACTTAGTACGTTCACGGAAATG CATGGAAGCTTTGGAATTTGCTCAGACCAAGTTAACGCCATTCGGAAAGGTGCCCAAGTTTGTTGGGAAACTGGAA GACTTTATTACACTCTTAGCTTATGAGGAGCCTGAGAAATCTCCGATGTTTCATCTTTTGAGCCCAGAATATCGAGAAAACATTGCAGATTGTCTGAATCGAGCTATCTTGG ATCGTGCTAATCTGCCAAGCTATTCTTCCATGGAGAGGTTGATACAGCAAGCAGCTGTGGTTAGACATGTCCTACATCAGGAACTTGGTAAG GATGGGCATCCACCATTTTCATTGAAGGCCTTTTTGGATAACTAG
- the LOC135640261 gene encoding uncharacterized protein LOC135640261 isoform X2, with protein sequence MDLDPRLYDHVAISDSDIRNIVLSYLVHNCFKETAETFLTCTGMNQPVDYLLDMEKRKSILHFTMEGNALKAIELTDQLVPNLLEDNKDLCFDLLSLHFIDLVRSRKCMEALEFAQTKLTPFGKVPKFVGKLEDFITLLAYEEPEKSPMFHLLSPEYRENIADCLNRAILDRANLPSYSSMERLIQQAAVVRHVLHQELGWASTIFIEGLFG encoded by the exons ATGGACTTGGATCCCAGGCTTTACGATCACGTC gCAATCAGTGACAGTGATATTCGTAACATTGTCCTCTCTTATCTCGTGCATAATTGTTTCAAAGAGACAGCAGAGACATTTCTTACTTGTACTGGTATGAATCAACCTGTTGATTATCTTTTGGACATGGAGAAACGGAAAT CAATACTCCATTTCACCATGGAGGGGAATGCTCTTAAGGCAATAGAGCTTACAGACCAACTTGTGCCCAACTTACTGGAAGATAACAAAGACCTGTGTTTTGATCTACTAAGCCTTCACTTCATTGACTTAGTACGTTCACGGAAATG CATGGAAGCTTTGGAATTTGCTCAGACCAAGTTAACGCCATTCGGAAAGGTGCCCAAGTTTGTTGGGAAACTGGAA GACTTTATTACACTCTTAGCTTATGAGGAGCCTGAGAAATCTCCGATGTTTCATCTTTTGAGCCCAGAATATCGAGAAAACATTGCAGATTGTCTGAATCGAGCTATCTTGG ATCGTGCTAATCTGCCAAGCTATTCTTCCATGGAGAGGTTGATACAGCAAGCAGCTGTGGTTAGACATGTCCTACATCAGGAACTTG GATGGGCATCCACCATTTTCATTGAAGGCCTTTTTGGATAA